One genomic segment of Sminthopsis crassicaudata isolate SCR6 chromosome 4, ASM4859323v1, whole genome shotgun sequence includes these proteins:
- the ALKBH4 gene encoding alpha-ketoglutarate-dependent dioxygenase alkB homolog 4 — MAAAAAGEESRGDRGARPRDCGCKGVRSCLLCERERGGGVSGALPPQKPAHFIYCLDSGLAVGKGESEFAGWAFPFPGVTLIKDFVSAQEEAELVRLMDQDAWKLSQSGRRKQDYGPRVNFRKQKLRPGSFDGLPSFSREIVRRMGTYPVLERFLPVEQCNLDYHPERGSAIDPHLDDSWLWGERLVSLNLLSATVLSMSQDSGETLQLLSVAQPTTRSPGPDDLKVGDPTDSPSTRSVPCDQVEVAIHLPARSLLVLSGAARYQWKHAIHRQHIESHRICATFRELSAEFCPGGKQGELGQELLEIALSFQGKPV, encoded by the exons atggcggcggcggcggcaggtGAAGAGAGCCGAGGCGACCGCGGCGCGCGGCCCCGAGATTGCGGCTGCAAAGGGGTCCGGAGCTGCCTGCTGTGCGAGCGCGAGCGGGGCGGAGGCGTGTCTGGAGCTCTGCCCCCGCAG AAGCCGGCCCACTTCATCTACTGCCTGGACTCGGGGTTGGCCGTGGGGAAGGGGGAGTCGGAATTTGCGGGCTGGGCCTTTCCCTTCCCGGGAGTGACCCTGATAAAGGACTTCGTCAGCGCCCAGGAGGAGGCCGAGCTGGTGCGCCTCATGGACCAGGATGCCTGGAAACTCTCCCAGTCTGGAAGAAGGAAACAG GACTACGGCCCCAGAGTCAATTTCAGGAAACAGAAGCTGAGGCCCGGCAGCTTCGATGGGCTGCCCAGCTTCAGCCGGGAGATCGTGCGGAGGATGGGGACCTACCCCGTGCTGGAGCGGTTCCTGCCGGTGGAACAGTGTAACCTGGACTACCACCCCGAACGGGGCTCCGCCATCGACCCCCACTTGGATGACTCGTGGCTCTGGGGAGAACGGCTAGTCAGCCTCAATCTGCTCTCCGCGACCGTGCTGTCCATGTCTCAGGACTCGGGGGAGACACTTCAGTTACTTTCTGTGGCCCAGCCGACAACAAGGAGCCCTGGGCCAGATGACCTCAAGGTGGGAGACCCCACGGATTCCCCGAGCACCAGATCTGTTCCCTGTGACCAGGTGGAAGTGGCCATTCACCTACCTGCCAGGTCCCTGCTCGTGTTGTCCGGAGCTGCCCGCTACCAGTGGAAACACGCCATCCACCGCCAGCACATCGAGAGCCACCGAATCTGCGCCACCTTTCGGGAGCTGTCAGCTGAGTTCTGTCCTGGAGGAAAGCAGGGAGAGCTGGGGCAGGAGCTCCTGGAAATAGCTCTCTCGTTCCAGGGAAAACCCGTGTGA